One window from the genome of Candidatus Thermoplasmatota archaeon encodes:
- a CDS encoding MIP family channel protein → MDARPALAEALGTYLLVFFGAGAILAEARTGALGHLGIALAFAFVVLVVVYALAHVSGAHINPAVTLAFAAAGRFPWRLVPGYLASQAAGATAAAGTLLAIHGPVADLGATTLSPDVSAVSGLALEALATFLLVLVIFGVATDPRASPGAAGLAIGLAIGLDALVAGPFTGASMNPARSLGPALVSGQFADLWLYLVAPVVGGVAAAFTYEYLRPGRAPPSPLGVAGPVDLERSS, encoded by the coding sequence GTGGACGCCCGACCCGCCCTCGCCGAGGCCCTGGGAACCTACCTCCTCGTCTTCTTCGGCGCAGGCGCCATCCTCGCCGAGGCTCGCACGGGCGCGCTTGGCCACCTCGGGATCGCGCTCGCCTTCGCCTTTGTCGTGCTCGTCGTCGTGTACGCCCTCGCGCACGTGTCGGGGGCGCACATCAACCCCGCCGTCACGCTCGCCTTTGCGGCGGCCGGCCGCTTCCCGTGGCGCCTCGTGCCCGGCTACCTCGCCTCCCAGGCGGCCGGAGCGACGGCCGCCGCCGGGACCCTCCTTGCCATCCACGGACCCGTCGCCGACCTTGGCGCGACGACATTGTCCCCCGACGTGTCGGCGGTTTCGGGCCTTGCGCTCGAAGCGCTCGCGACCTTCCTTCTCGTCCTCGTGATCTTCGGCGTCGCGACGGATCCGCGCGCGTCGCCCGGCGCGGCGGGCCTTGCCATCGGGCTTGCCATCGGGCTCGACGCCCTCGTCGCGGGCCCCTTCACGGGCGCCAGCATGAACCCCGCCCGCAGCCTTGGCCCCGCGCTCGTGTCCGGGCAGTTTGCCGACCTTTGGCTCTACCTCGTCGCGCCGGTCGTCGGAGGCGTGGCCGCCGCGTTCACGTACGAATATCTGCGGCCGGGCAGGGCGCCGCCGTCGCCGTTGGGCGTCGCGGGACCGGTCGATCTGGAGAGATCGTCTTGA
- a CDS encoding NUDIX pyrophosphatase — protein MKRREVVTCFLRRPDGKVLLLRRSDRVQTYPGKWAGVSGSFAGEDPETGARREILEETGLGPPSVHLARRGDPMRVFDPQLAAEWIVHPFLFDVAPGAEPTLNWENEESRWVDPDEIERYPHVPALPETLRKVL, from the coding sequence ATGAAGCGTCGCGAGGTCGTCACGTGCTTCCTGCGGCGCCCGGACGGAAAAGTCCTTCTGCTGCGACGCAGCGACCGCGTGCAGACCTATCCGGGCAAGTGGGCGGGCGTGAGCGGAAGCTTCGCGGGCGAGGATCCCGAGACGGGCGCGCGGCGCGAGATCCTCGAGGAGACGGGCCTTGGGCCGCCCTCCGTCCACCTCGCCCGTCGCGGCGATCCGATGCGCGTGTTCGACCCGCAGCTTGCCGCGGAGTGGATCGTGCACCCGTTCCTGTTCGACGTGGCGCCGGGCGCGGAGCCCACGCTCAACTGGGAGAACGAGGAGAGCCGTTGGGTCGATCCGGACGAGATCGAGCGTTACCCCCACGTGCCCGCCCTCCCGGAGACCTTGCGAAAAGTACTTTGA
- a CDS encoding DUF47 family protein, whose protein sequence is MALREILFPQERTFFDLLERESSVVLRGTEALRDYLQAGAGVDPKPIKDIEHEGDLVVHEIFERVNATFITPIDREDLGRLASALDDVLDFAWATANHVHLYNVKPTPALVELGTILHAQMGHLNKAVLGLRSLRNVDVARHLVEVHRLENAADDIKNRSVAELFRGSYSPLDVIKFKDVYEAIEMATDKCEDAADVIRDTLVKYA, encoded by the coding sequence ATGGCGCTTCGCGAGATTCTTTTTCCGCAGGAGCGGACGTTCTTCGATCTTCTCGAGAGGGAGTCCTCGGTGGTCCTCCGCGGCACGGAGGCTCTGCGCGACTACCTGCAAGCCGGCGCCGGCGTCGATCCCAAGCCGATCAAGGACATCGAGCACGAGGGCGACCTCGTCGTCCACGAGATCTTCGAGCGCGTCAACGCGACGTTCATCACGCCCATCGACCGGGAGGACCTCGGACGTCTGGCCTCGGCGCTCGACGACGTCCTCGACTTCGCCTGGGCGACGGCCAACCACGTGCACCTCTACAACGTGAAGCCGACGCCCGCGCTCGTCGAGCTTGGCACCATCCTGCACGCGCAGATGGGGCACCTGAACAAGGCCGTGCTCGGCCTGCGATCGTTGCGGAACGTCGACGTCGCTCGACACCTCGTCGAGGTGCACCGCTTGGAGAACGCGGCCGACGACATCAAGAACCGGTCCGTCGCGGAGCTCTTCCGGGGATCGTACTCGCCGCTCGACGTGATCAAGTTCAAGGACGTGTACGAGGCCATCGAGATGGCGACCGACAAGTGCGAGGACGCGGCCGACGTGATCCGGGACACCCTCGTCAAGTACGCGTGA
- a CDS encoding phosphate uptake regulator PhoU, whose amino-acid sequence MEYRKIQKTGGATFAVTLPKPWARKAGLRAGDLVGLQAQGDGTLVLTPGRPGRRENGRGTTARIRLAEESRDELQRRVIAAYLAGFDLVEIESPRIRPAERALVRELVRRLMGAEIIEETSDRIVVQDLADTSEFDMRRGVRRMSRVARSMHEDAMKAIADSDAELGRDVEGRDDELDRLYWLVNKQYHLVLRNPRAAEGMGVTGTTGLGFLLVGRILERIGDHAARMAQTVPTLAGSRIPPAILEELREASAVSLSIVQEAVEALYGEDFERANVAIRRSKELSAIKKDLLGRLVKLRPEIVLPLTLVLESIERTGNYGTDIGEIAINHLYAK is encoded by the coding sequence ATGGAGTACCGCAAGATCCAGAAGACCGGCGGCGCGACCTTCGCCGTCACGCTTCCCAAGCCCTGGGCCCGCAAGGCCGGCCTGCGCGCCGGCGATCTCGTCGGCCTGCAGGCCCAAGGCGACGGGACCCTCGTGCTCACGCCGGGCCGCCCCGGGCGCCGCGAGAACGGCCGCGGCACGACGGCGCGCATCCGCCTCGCCGAGGAGAGCCGCGACGAGCTCCAGCGTCGCGTGATCGCCGCGTACCTCGCCGGGTTCGACCTCGTCGAGATCGAGTCGCCCCGCATCCGGCCGGCCGAGCGCGCCCTCGTGCGCGAGCTCGTCCGCCGCCTCATGGGCGCGGAGATCATCGAGGAGACCTCCGACCGCATCGTCGTGCAGGACCTCGCGGACACGTCGGAGTTCGACATGCGGCGCGGCGTGCGCCGCATGAGCCGCGTCGCGCGCTCCATGCACGAGGACGCGATGAAGGCCATCGCCGACTCCGACGCGGAGCTTGGGCGCGACGTGGAGGGCCGCGACGACGAGCTCGACCGGCTGTATTGGCTCGTGAACAAGCAGTACCACCTCGTCCTCCGCAATCCGCGCGCGGCCGAGGGCATGGGCGTGACGGGCACGACGGGGCTCGGGTTCCTCCTCGTGGGCCGCATCCTCGAGCGCATCGGGGACCACGCGGCGCGCATGGCGCAGACGGTCCCCACGCTCGCCGGCTCGCGCATCCCGCCTGCCATCCTGGAGGAGCTGCGCGAGGCAAGCGCCGTCTCGCTGTCCATCGTGCAGGAAGCCGTGGAGGCGCTCTACGGGGAGGACTTCGAGCGCGCCAACGTCGCCATCCGCCGCTCGAAGGAGCTCTCCGCGATCAAGAAGGACCTGCTGGGCCGGCTCGTGAAGCTGCGTCCCGAGATCGTCCTACCGTTGACGCTCGTCCTTGAATCCATCGAACGAACGGGGAACTACGGGACCGACATCGGCGAGATCGCCATCAACCACCTGTACGCGAAGTAG
- a CDS encoding arsenate reductase ArsC, with protein sequence MTAFRILFACVGNAARSQMAEGFARAMAGDRVDARSGGSRPAGAVSRKAIEAMREKGIDISGHQSKGFDEAWIRDEADLVVTMGCGEDACPAFLGKRTIDWKLEDPITMDLDGVRQVRDEIERRVRDLLSRERLL encoded by the coding sequence TTGACGGCGTTCCGCATCCTCTTCGCCTGCGTGGGCAACGCCGCGCGCTCGCAGATGGCCGAGGGGTTCGCGCGGGCGATGGCCGGCGACCGTGTGGACGCGCGCTCGGGCGGCAGCCGGCCCGCGGGCGCAGTCTCGCGAAAGGCCATCGAGGCCATGCGCGAGAAGGGCATCGACATCTCCGGCCACCAAAGCAAGGGCTTCGACGAGGCGTGGATCCGCGACGAGGCCGACCTCGTCGTCACCATGGGCTGCGGCGAGGACGCGTGCCCCGCGTTTCTCGGCAAGCGCACGATCGACTGGAAGCTCGAGGATCCGATCACCATGGACCTCGACGGCGTGCGGCAGGTGCGCGACGAGATCGAGCGAAGGGTGCGCGACCTTCTGTCTCGTGAACGCCTCCTGTGA